In the Cytophagia bacterium CHB2 genome, one interval contains:
- a CDS encoding helix-turn-helix transcriptional regulator, with amino-acid sequence MFHDNGHAVCEIEYVDQAHVQKAAKKIANHRRIAKLAEIFKVLSDPMRLKIILAMQRTELCVCDLASLLGVTRPAISHHLRFLREVRLVKFRRAGKMAYYSLDDEHIERLIKVATGHVAETERASARDKFQKVKVAKV; translated from the coding sequence ATGTTTCACGACAACGGCCATGCGGTTTGCGAGATTGAATATGTCGACCAAGCCCATGTGCAGAAAGCCGCCAAAAAGATCGCCAACCACCGCCGCATTGCCAAGCTTGCGGAAATCTTCAAAGTCTTGAGCGACCCCATGCGTCTCAAGATCATTCTGGCGATGCAGAGAACCGAGCTGTGCGTCTGTGATCTCGCCAGCTTGCTGGGCGTCACCCGGCCGGCAATTTCGCATCATCTGCGCTTTCTGCGCGAGGTGCGGCTGGTCAAATTTCGCCGCGCCGGCAAGATGGCGTACTACTCGCTCGATGACGAGCATATCGAGCGCCTCATCAAAGTCGCAACCGGGCACGTGGCGGAAACGGAACGCGCTTCTGCAAGAGACAAATTTCAAAAAGTCAAAGTCGCAAAGGTTTAA